A stretch of Syntrophorhabdales bacterium DNA encodes these proteins:
- a CDS encoding N-acetyltransferase, with protein sequence MNVIIRNEAESDIEVISGVTKAAFETLAISNHTEQFIVKALRDAKALTISLVAEIDNKMVGHIAFSPATISDGSRDWYGLGPIPVLPELHRQGIGKELMRAGLSCLKALGAKACVLVGDPGYYERFGFRSPSNLVIDGVPQQYFLALPFEGSKAAGTMTFHQGFNAKD encoded by the coding sequence ATGAACGTTATAATACGCAATGAGGCCGAGTCGGACATTGAAGTGATTTCGGGGGTTACTAAAGCAGCTTTTGAAACTCTCGCAATTAGCAATCATACAGAGCAGTTCATTGTTAAGGCATTGCGAGATGCAAAGGCCCTTACGATTTCGCTTGTAGCGGAGATCGACAATAAAATGGTAGGTCACATAGCTTTCTCGCCAGCAACTATTTCCGATGGCAGCCGTGATTGGTACGGTCTCGGCCCCATCCCTGTCCTGCCGGAATTGCACAGGCAGGGTATTGGAAAGGAGCTGATGCGAGCAGGCTTGTCCTGTCTGAAAGCGTTGGGTGCAAAAGCTTGCGTGCTCGTGGGGGACCCGGGCTATTACGAACGGTTCGGATTCCGAAGTCCTTCGAATCTCGTTATAGACGGCGTTCCGCAACAGTATTTTCTCGCATTGCCGTTTGAAGGAAGCAAAGCCGCTGGAACCATGACCTTTCACCAAGGCTTCAATGCGAAGGACTGA
- a CDS encoding ribonuclease domain-containing protein encodes MLGYYLQGIQRCRCDSPDEQVALIRVRTVKGITVTSGRIAAGIFFLAASLLLVVQAQGQPCEQVVAALNARLSPGIDQQELVDVLRLLDSTNNARLPSKFVTKREARSLGWTPGKDLWSVSALRGSSIGGDRFNNLEGRLPDKKWREADLDYKGGHRGVKRLIFSQDGKRFVTVDHYKTFAKVPACR; translated from the coding sequence ATGCTTGGTTACTACCTGCAAGGGATTCAGCGGTGTCGTTGCGACAGTCCCGATGAGCAGGTTGCCCTTATCAGGGTCAGAACGGTCAAGGGAATCACAGTGACATCAGGACGAATAGCAGCAGGAATTTTTTTCCTGGCGGCAAGTCTTCTCCTGGTCGTGCAGGCGCAGGGTCAACCCTGTGAGCAGGTGGTTGCCGCACTCAATGCCCGACTCTCGCCCGGGATCGACCAACAGGAGCTGGTCGACGTGCTCCGCCTCCTCGACAGCACAAATAACGCGAGGCTTCCTTCCAAATTTGTGACGAAGCGAGAAGCCCGGTCATTGGGGTGGACACCCGGGAAGGACTTATGGTCAGTCAGCGCGCTCCGGGGCTCAAGTATCGGTGGCGATCGGTTCAATAATCTGGAGGGGCGGCTGCCTGATAAGAAGTGGCGCGAAGCAGACCTCGATTACAAGGGCGGACACCGGGGTGTTAAGCGTCTTATCTTTTCGCAGGACGGGAAGCGTTTTGTGACCGTAGATCACTACAAGACATTCGCGAAGGTTCCGGCTTGTCGCTGA